From Nicotiana tabacum cultivar K326 chromosome 15, ASM71507v2, whole genome shotgun sequence, the proteins below share one genomic window:
- the LOC107782954 gene encoding uncharacterized protein LOC107782954: MLGIGSVSTGTSTEKRQQPQVAAEKRQKGGCVKVLTEEMRRRMAEGGTSTLTAAEIEQKVAEGGGYLRGFKPPATYSYEKYANDSDDELLPDHALPEHRPDFYHIWCHYHHQAAQTNGFDLDIYPGCSMLADVVPLDKSHTKYGEIMMELANLAIQQYNEKECNVFKYKLLSIEKVNYRLTGFEEYFMTVKVLNLTLGSSIETFQIHAGRLIAVGTKKVFSCLPKERGLLDGEENVAEGKEGWTLDPRSYLITLGF; encoded by the exons ATGTTGGGAATTGGATCTGTATCGACAGGGACTTCCACGGAGAAGAGGCAACAACCACAAGTAGCCGCCGAGAAGAGGCAAAAAGGAGGATGCGTGAAGGTGTTAACCGAGGAGATGAGGCGAAGAATGGCAGAAGGAGGAACGTCGACACTGACAGCGGCGGAGATTGAGCAAAAAGTTGCAGAAGGAGGTGGATACCTCAGGGGGTTTAAACCACCAGCCACTTACTCTTATGAAAAGTATGCCAACGATAGCGACGACGAGCTTTTGCCTGATCACGCTTTGCCTGAGCATCGCCCTGATTTTTACCATATTTGGTGTCATTATCACCACCAAGCTGCACAAACCAAT GGTTTTGACCTTGATATCTATCCTGGTTGTTCTATGCTGGCTGATGTGGTGCCATTAGACAAGTCCCATACTAAGTATGGTGAGATAATGATGGAACTGGCTAACCTTGCTATCCAGCAATACAATGAGAAAGAGTGCAAT GTTTTTAAGTACAAGCTCTTGAGTATTGAGAAGGTGAACTATCGGTTGACGGGATTTGAAGAATATTTTATGACTGTTAAAGTCTTAAATCTCACTCTTGGTTCTTCTATCGAAACTTTTCAAATACATGCTGGCAGACTGATTGCTGTGGGTACCAAAAAAGTCTTTAGTTGCCTGCCAAAGGAGAG GGGTTTGCTTGATGGAGAGGAGAATGTCGCCGAAGGGAAAGAGGGATGGACCTTGGACCCTAGAAGTTATTTGATAACCCTTGGATTCTAG